From the genome of Oncorhynchus tshawytscha isolate Ot180627B linkage group LG31, Otsh_v2.0, whole genome shotgun sequence, one region includes:
- the LOC112235546 gene encoding sodium-dependent neutral amino acid transporter B(0)AT1-like, producing the protein MPEEGMEDSKGGEERPKWNNKAEYLLTCIGFAVGVGNVWRFPYLCQIYGGGAFLIPYLIALVFQGLPLLYLELAIGQRLRMGSIGVWNSISPYLGGVGVASMVVSFCVSLFYNTIVAWVLWYLFNSFQEPLPWSQCPLNHNNTGYVEECVESTPVNYFWYRKTLNITPNMETSGSLQWWMVVSLATAWSIVYICFIRGIETIGKAVYVTATFPYLVLTIFLVRALTLPGAYEGLIYLFTWEILKNPQVWLDAATQIFFSLSVAFGGLISFSSYNNQKNNCEKDAVLVGVINSATSIYASIPIFAILGFKAHTNYVSCLNGNILALTNDFDISDMNITVENYEQWFDSLNGTHPSRVSDLNLKTCDLQTFLDQSASGTGLAFIVFTEAVISMPGSQVWAVLFFIMLFSLGLSSMFGNLEGVLTPLHDLKLVPKWMPNELFTAIICLLLFLMALIFCLGSGNYWLEIFNSYVGSVPFLIIAFFEIIAVAYIYGIGRFSDDLEFMTGHRPNIFWKVCWLVISPLMLFVVLVAYVAVQAQTPPTYAAWNPDYVNFPDTEVLPYPDWVFAICVLLSSVPVISIPLVAIYRLICCMSGRHSKDSLHNDPNPYANEDYVVERARP; encoded by the exons ATGCCAGAGGAAGGTATGGAGGACAgcaaggggggagaggagagacccaAGTGGAACAACAAGGCAGAGTACCTGCTGACCTGCATTGGCTTCGCTGTTGGAGTGGGCAACGTGTGGCGCTTCCCCTACCTCTGCCAGATTTACGGAGGGG GTGCGTTTCTGATCCCCTACCTGATAGCCCTGGTGTTTCAGGGTCTGCCTCTGCTCTACTTGGAGCTGGCTATAGGACAGAGGCTCCGCATGGGCAGCATCGGAGTCTGGAACTCCATATCACCCTACCTGGGAGGAGTAG GTGTAGCCTCAATGGTGGTGTCCTTCTGTGTGAGTCTGTTCTACAACACTATCGTGGCCTGGGTCCTCTGGTACCTCTTCAACTCCTTCCAGGAACCCCTGCCCTGGAGCCAATGTCCCCTCAACCACAACAACACAG GGTACGTGGAGGAGTGTGTAGAAAGCACGCCGGTCAACTACTTCTGGTACCGTAAGACCCTGAACATCACTCCTAACATGGAGACCAGTGGCTCTCTACAGTGGTGGATGGTGGTCAGCTTAGCTACCGCCTGGTCTATCGTTTACATCTGTTTTATCAGGGGGATCGAGACCATCGGCAAG GCTGTGTATGTCACAGCAACGTTCCCCTACCTGGTACTAACCATCTTTCTGGTGAGAGCCCTGACCCTACCTGGAGCATATGAAGGTCTGATCTACCTGttcaca TGGGAGATCCTGAAGAACCCCCAGGTATGGCTGGATGCTGCCACTCagatcttcttctctctgtcagtgGCCTTTGGTGGACTCATCTCATTCTCCAGTTACAACAACCAGAA GAATAACTGTGAAAAGGATGCTGTTTTAGTGGGGGTTATAAACAGTGCTACATCTATCTATGCCTCCATCCCCATCTTTGCCATCCTGGGATTCAAGGCCCACACAAACTATGTCAGCTGTCTGAATGG TAACATCTTAGCACTGACCAATGACTTTGATATTAGCGACATGAACATAACGGTTGAAAACTATGAGCAGTGGTTTGACTCTTTAAATGGGACACATCCATCTAGAGTATCCGATCTCAACCTGAAGACATGCGACCTGCAAACCTTCTTGGATCAG AGTGCGTCTGGTACTGGGTTAGCATTCATCGTGTTCACAGAAGCAGTGATATCGATGCCTGGCTCTCAG GTGTGGGCTGTGCTCTTCTTCATCATGCTGTTCAGCCTGGGTCTGTCCTCCATGTTTGGTAATCTGGAGGGCGTCCTCACGCCCCTTCATGACCTCAAACTGGTGCCCAAGTGGATGCCCAATGAGCTCTTCACAG CAATAATCTGCCTGCTATTGTTCCTGATGGCTCTGATATTCTGTCTGGGTTCGGGGAACTACTGGTTGGAGATCTTCAACAGTTACGTGGGCTCCGTTCCTTTTCTCATCATCGCCTTCTTTGAGATCATCGCTGTGGCATACATCTACGGAATAGGACG GTTCAGTGATGACTTGGAGTTCATGACAGGACATAGACCCAACATCTTCTGGAAGGTTTGCTGGTTGGTCATCAGCCCTCTGATGCTGTTCGTGGTGTTGGTGGCGTACGTTGCCGTCCAGGCCCAGACACCTCCCACCTACGCAGCATGGAATCCTGACTAC GTGAACTTCCCCGACACAGAGGTTCTGCCGTATCCAGACTGGGTGTTTGCCATCTGTGTCCTGCTGTCTTCAGTACCAGTTATCTCCATACCTCTGGTGGCCATCTACAGACTCATCTGCTGCATGTCAGGAAGACACTCTAAAGACAGTCTCCACAACGATCCAAATCCCTACGCCAACGAAGACTACGTTGTAGAGAGAGCTAGACCCTAG
- the LOC121841477 gene encoding glycine-rich cell wall structural protein 1.0-like yields MGGEWGQREESGDNGRGVGTTGGEWGQREGSVDNGRRVWTTGGECGQREESVENGSGVGSGVNGRGWGQREGVGTTGGEWGGGVGWGQREWSGEWGQREGGGDNGRGVGSTGGSGHNGRGVGTTGGEWAQREWAQREGSGDNGS; encoded by the exons ATGGGAGGGGAGTGGGGACAACGGGAGGAGAGTGGGGACAACGGGAGGGGAGTGGGGACAACGGGAGGGGAGTGGGGACAACGGGAGGGGAGTGTGGACAACGGGAGGAGAGTGTGGACAACGGGAGGAGAGTGTGGACAACGGGAGGAGAGTGTGGAAAACGGGAGTGGAGTGGGGAGTGGGGTCAACGGGAGGGGGTGGGGACAACGGGAGGGGGTGGGGACAacgggaggggagtggggagggggagtggggtgGGGTCAACGGGAGTGGAGTGGGGAGTGGGGTCAACGGGAGGGGGGTGGGGACAACGGGAGGGGTGTGGGCTCAACGGGAGGGAGTGGGCACAACGGGAGGGGAGTGGGCACAACGGGAGGGGAGTGGGCACAACGGGAGTGGGCACAACGGGAGGGGAGTGGGGACAACGGGA gttga